The Thiosulfativibrio zosterae genome has a window encoding:
- a CDS encoding acyl-CoA thioesterase — protein MYRLDMRVRDYECDLQGVVNNSVYQNYLEHARHEFLLENQVDFAGLAAQGIDLMVARVEVDYKSSLRPHDDFYVTVAVEAEGRVKAIFVQHIYKSDGTLVVSARTTGVTVKAGRPVKMVSELTRLMAKTEGLA, from the coding sequence ATGTATAGATTGGATATGCGGGTGCGGGATTATGAGTGTGACTTGCAGGGTGTGGTGAATAACTCGGTTTATCAGAATTATTTGGAGCACGCGCGCCATGAGTTTTTGTTAGAAAATCAGGTTGATTTTGCCGGCCTGGCGGCTCAGGGAATTGATTTAATGGTGGCGCGGGTTGAGGTGGATTACAAGTCTTCTTTGCGTCCGCATGATGATTTTTATGTGACAGTGGCGGTTGAGGCCGAAGGTCGTGTTAAGGCTATTTTTGTACAACACATTTATAAATCTGATGGCACTTTGGTGGTGTCGGCGCGTACTACGGGTGTAACCGTTAAAGCCGGTAGACCCGTTAAAATGGTGAGCGAGTTGACGCGTTTAATGGCCAAAACGGAAGGGCTGGCATGA
- the coaBC gene encoding bifunctional phosphopantothenoylcysteine decarboxylase/phosphopantothenate--cysteine ligase CoaBC, which produces MKILLAVTGGIAAYKSLELTRLFIKGGHEVQVVMTAGAKEFIQPLSFQALSGKPVRDSLFDQNQEAGMGHIELARWPDMIVIAPCSAETLAKLRMGRADDLLTTLVLATDKPILLAPAMNRLMWSNAATQENVAVLTQRGFEVLAPASGEQACGEVGEGRMPEPQDIFHKTLENLEKHAKNNQAWLNLAAFWAGKSILITAGPTFEAIDPVRFIGNRSSGKMGFAIAQVAAELGAKVTLIAGPVHLPTPKSVMRLDVESAEQMFNAVQAHYQKQDVFISAAAVADFRVALPVQQKLKKQPDSDSMTLELVKNPDIVAWVASQENKPFVVGFAAETQNVLAYAQDKLVRKNLDMICANKVGQADNGQLLGFNQDSNALTLITKDRHLALPESAKSLQALALLEFLSEQLSFESV; this is translated from the coding sequence ATGAAAATTTTATTGGCGGTCACCGGCGGCATTGCGGCTTATAAAAGCTTGGAGTTGACTCGCCTGTTTATTAAAGGCGGCCATGAGGTTCAAGTGGTGATGACAGCCGGGGCGAAGGAATTTATTCAGCCGCTGTCTTTTCAGGCGTTGTCTGGCAAGCCGGTGCGCGACAGTTTGTTTGACCAAAACCAAGAAGCGGGCATGGGTCATATTGAATTAGCGCGCTGGCCAGATATGATTGTCATTGCACCCTGTTCTGCAGAAACCCTTGCCAAGTTGCGCATGGGGCGCGCTGATGATTTATTGACCACCTTGGTGTTGGCCACCGATAAACCTATTTTGTTAGCCCCCGCTATGAATCGATTGATGTGGTCGAATGCGGCGACGCAAGAGAATGTGGCGGTTTTAACGCAACGCGGGTTTGAGGTTTTAGCGCCGGCCTCAGGCGAGCAAGCCTGTGGCGAGGTGGGCGAAGGCAGAATGCCAGAGCCGCAAGACATCTTTCATAAAACCCTAGAAAACCTCGAAAAACACGCTAAAAACAACCAGGCCTGGTTAAATTTAGCCGCTTTTTGGGCTGGAAAATCGATATTAATCACCGCTGGCCCAACCTTTGAAGCGATTGATCCAGTGCGTTTTATTGGCAATCGTAGTTCTGGCAAAATGGGCTTTGCCATTGCGCAGGTTGCGGCCGAGTTGGGGGCAAAAGTGACTTTAATTGCCGGCCCTGTGCATTTGCCCACACCAAAATCGGTAATGCGATTAGATGTGGAGTCGGCCGAGCAAATGTTCAATGCCGTGCAGGCGCATTATCAAAAACAAGATGTTTTTATTTCGGCTGCCGCGGTTGCGGATTTTAGAGTGGCGTTACCTGTCCAACAAAAACTTAAAAAGCAGCCTGACTCAGACAGCATGACATTGGAGCTGGTGAAAAACCCAGACATTGTGGCTTGGGTAGCCTCGCAAGAGAACAAGCCTTTTGTGGTAGGGTTTGCGGCAGAAACTCAAAATGTACTGGCGTATGCGCAGGATAAGTTGGTGCGCAAAAATTTGGATATGATTTGTGCCAATAAGGTGGGGCAAGCTGATAATGGCCAATTATTGGGTTTTAATCAGGACTCTAATGCTCTAACTTTGATCACCAAAGACCGCCATTTGGCTTTGCCAGAATCGGCTAAGTCTTTGCAAGCCTTAGCATTATTGGAGTTTTTATCTGAGCAGTTGTCGTTTGAGAGTGTTTAG
- a CDS encoding EAL and HDOD domain-containing protein: MTNTADENIFIGRQPIFLANRELFGYELLFRNGFTPNAAVPMASGSEATATVINNAMMHFGLENIVGDGKAFINFPESFFTDQITPCFSPKNTIIEVLEDVSPTETVITALKALKQQGYTIALDDFVFRKKLIPFIQLADIIKFDVQYVKIENIAELFRRVKKVSEFKIVAERVETTEMFDACRDAGADYFQGYFFAKPEVIQGTKMSVGRQNLMLLLQKITDDAMHLEDLERIVERDIGLVHKIMKLAEQYRNRDMPMFETLKEVMMLFGLKRVQSWATLLSMSAVDDVMPEVFGIARVRAIFMRSVAEKMGLKQVDSFYLTGLFSVLDVVLKKTLQDAITDLPVNDLIKNALLKGEGEQGQLLKLAQTFEGNAKSSAAQQTQYAGLYLAAVEESNQMARVL, translated from the coding sequence ATGACAAACACTGCTGATGAAAACATTTTTATTGGGCGCCAGCCCATTTTTTTAGCCAATCGGGAATTGTTTGGCTATGAGCTGTTGTTTCGAAATGGCTTTACCCCCAATGCGGCAGTTCCCATGGCCTCTGGCAGTGAAGCAACGGCAACCGTTATCAATAACGCCATGATGCACTTTGGTTTAGAGAATATTGTTGGGGATGGCAAAGCCTTTATCAATTTCCCTGAGTCTTTTTTCACCGATCAAATCACCCCTTGTTTCAGCCCCAAAAATACCATTATTGAAGTTTTAGAAGATGTTTCGCCAACCGAAACGGTCATCACGGCACTCAAAGCCTTAAAGCAACAAGGCTATACGATTGCGTTAGATGATTTTGTATTCCGCAAAAAACTGATTCCGTTTATTCAATTGGCAGACATCATTAAGTTTGATGTGCAGTATGTCAAAATTGAAAATATTGCCGAATTGTTTCGTCGGGTTAAAAAGGTTTCTGAATTTAAAATTGTCGCGGAAAGGGTTGAAACCACAGAAATGTTTGATGCCTGTCGGGATGCCGGAGCAGATTATTTTCAGGGTTATTTTTTTGCCAAGCCCGAGGTCATTCAAGGCACAAAGATGAGTGTTGGTCGCCAAAACTTGATGTTATTGCTGCAAAAAATAACCGATGACGCTATGCACCTTGAAGACTTAGAAAGAATTGTCGAGCGCGATATTGGTTTGGTTCACAAGATTATGAAACTGGCGGAACAGTATCGAAATCGCGATATGCCGATGTTTGAAACCCTTAAAGAAGTCATGATGCTGTTTGGCTTAAAGCGCGTGCAATCTTGGGCAACGCTTTTGTCCATGTCGGCGGTGGATGATGTCATGCCGGAAGTGTTTGGCATTGCGCGAGTTCGAGCCATTTTTATGCGTTCGGTGGCCGAAAAAATGGGCCTTAAACAAGTCGATAGTTTTTACTTAACGGGATTGTTTTCGGTGTTAGATGTGGTGTTGAAAAAAACTTTGCAGGACGCAATCACAGACTTGCCGGTGAATGATTTAATCAAAAACGCCCTCCTTAAAGGGGAGGGCGAGCAGGGTCAACTCTTAAAGCTGGCACAAACATTTGAAGGTAATGCAAAATCCAGCGCTGCACAACAGACGCAATATGCTGGTTTATATTTGGCGGCAGTTGAAGAATCTAATCAAATGGCGCGTGTTTTGTAG
- a CDS encoding RimK family protein, producing the protein MSHFYVVVEKLKDWQPYFPSPDVITFDDYLHRVPESAKKRVRVINLCRDYRYLKTGYYCSLLAEARNHHVLPSVATINNLKTKSLSSVQLEDTSKPLLNLTAGLPGEIKVIKSWFGKTLDKSYAKLTQMVFEKFPSPLLEISLEFKQQWVIKQVKPLALKALSTPEEQESFAKAFENFSLQMWRKPKARKQYRYDMAILTNPDDPLPPSDPEALALFVKAANSLGIGTEFITKKDYMRLAEYDALFIRETTSVDDHTYKFAKKAEAEGLVVIDDPTSILRCTNKIYLADLLNTHKVPTPKTVILNQPSEARLRQLESEIPYPIVLKIPDGSFSRGVVKAENFAELQASAKQLLSESALLLAQEYMYTDYDWRIGVFNHKPLFASRYYMVKDHWQIYNHETGEAVSGGFDTLPTYEAPKKVIDVALKATKLIGDGFYGVDLKQSGDRVVVIEVNDNPSIDSEVEDMFLGEQLYVEIMKEILRRLELQGK; encoded by the coding sequence ATGAGCCATTTTTATGTCGTTGTTGAAAAACTCAAAGACTGGCAACCCTATTTTCCAAGCCCCGATGTGATTACATTTGATGACTATTTACATCGCGTACCTGAATCGGCCAAAAAACGCGTTAGAGTCATTAACCTGTGTCGCGACTATCGCTACTTAAAAACGGGCTATTACTGCTCTTTGCTGGCAGAAGCGCGTAATCACCATGTATTGCCATCAGTGGCGACCATTAATAATTTAAAAACCAAATCACTCTCGAGCGTGCAACTAGAAGACACCAGTAAACCCTTATTAAATTTGACGGCAGGCTTACCTGGCGAAATCAAAGTGATTAAAAGCTGGTTTGGCAAAACCTTAGATAAATCCTACGCCAAACTCACGCAAATGGTGTTTGAAAAATTTCCCAGTCCATTGCTTGAAATCAGCCTTGAATTTAAACAACAGTGGGTGATTAAACAGGTAAAACCCTTAGCGTTAAAAGCCTTGAGCACACCCGAAGAACAAGAAAGTTTTGCCAAGGCCTTTGAAAACTTCAGCTTGCAAATGTGGCGCAAGCCCAAAGCTCGCAAACAATACCGTTATGATATGGCGATTTTAACCAACCCAGACGACCCCTTGCCACCCAGCGATCCTGAAGCTTTAGCCTTGTTTGTTAAAGCTGCCAATAGCTTGGGCATAGGCACCGAATTTATTACCAAAAAAGACTATATGCGTTTGGCAGAATATGATGCGCTGTTTATTCGTGAAACCACCTCGGTGGATGATCACACCTATAAATTTGCCAAAAAAGCCGAAGCCGAAGGTTTGGTGGTGATTGATGACCCAACATCCATTTTGCGCTGCACCAACAAAATATATTTGGCCGACCTGCTCAACACCCACAAGGTGCCTACGCCCAAAACGGTCATTTTAAATCAGCCCTCCGAGGCACGCTTAAGACAATTAGAAAGTGAAATTCCCTATCCGATTGTTTTAAAAATTCCGGATGGTTCGTTTTCCCGAGGCGTGGTGAAAGCCGAAAACTTTGCCGAACTGCAAGCCAGCGCCAAACAACTGCTCAGCGAGTCAGCTTTGTTATTGGCACAAGAATATATGTACACCGATTATGATTGGCGCATCGGCGTGTTTAACCACAAACCGCTGTTTGCAAGCCGCTATTACATGGTCAAAGACCACTGGCAAATTTATAACCATGAAACTGGCGAAGCGGTGTCTGGTGGATTTGATACCCTTCCCACCTACGAAGCCCCGAAAAAGGTCATAGATGTGGCACTCAAAGCCACCAAACTGATTGGCGATGGTTTTTATGGCGTGGATCTAAAACAAAGTGGCGACCGCGTGGTGGTGATTGAAGTAAATGATAACCCCAGTATAGATTCAGAGGTGGAAGACATGTTCTTGGGCGAACAACTGTATGTGGAAATTATGAAAGAAATCTTGCGTCGTTTAGAACTACAAGGCAAATAG
- a CDS encoding DUF2817 domain-containing protein has product MLNLQASMDLTAFQNDYAGARQKFQQSLAKFDPKLMVEKFEYVHPLTGPKGEKLACEGVFLGQSRLPKEVLVVIAGTHGVEGFTGSAIQVDALPLLQEVLKSQPSLGVVLIHAMNPWGFAWVRRGDHQGIDLNRNFIDFSAPLPPNQDYESFQNLLHDSRWINAEDFSDLWRNVPFNNFVEQITRGQYQDPEGLFYGGKAPGWSRQVLEKITRNFFFETAEKICVIDCHTGLGPYGYGEAINDHLPNTPSFKWVEKLYGANACSAHLGESCSPPKLGLLDYHWYEVMGDRGCFITLEYGTYPVDKLISELLREQIYQNTLPKGQIRNIDAKPVQLMKDFFYPQEVSWQQQVLFRSRQMIGLAIKGMLAND; this is encoded by the coding sequence ATGTTGAATTTACAAGCGTCGATGGACTTAACGGCTTTTCAAAATGACTATGCTGGGGCACGCCAAAAATTTCAACAGTCGTTGGCGAAATTTGACCCCAAATTAATGGTCGAGAAGTTTGAGTATGTTCATCCGCTCACCGGTCCTAAGGGCGAAAAGCTGGCCTGTGAAGGCGTTTTTTTGGGGCAAAGTCGTCTGCCAAAAGAAGTGTTGGTGGTCATAGCGGGCACTCATGGGGTTGAGGGGTTTACCGGCTCCGCCATTCAAGTCGATGCCTTGCCGCTCTTGCAAGAAGTTTTAAAAAGCCAACCATCTTTGGGTGTGGTTCTGATTCATGCCATGAACCCTTGGGGTTTCGCATGGGTGCGCCGTGGCGACCATCAAGGGATTGATCTTAATCGCAATTTCATTGATTTTTCTGCGCCTTTGCCACCTAACCAAGATTACGAATCCTTTCAAAATTTATTGCACGACAGTCGTTGGATAAACGCTGAAGATTTCAGCGACCTATGGCGTAATGTGCCCTTTAATAATTTTGTTGAGCAGATTACGCGAGGCCAATATCAAGACCCAGAAGGCTTGTTTTATGGTGGCAAAGCACCCGGTTGGTCGCGCCAAGTGCTCGAAAAAATCACCCGAAACTTCTTTTTTGAAACGGCCGAAAAAATCTGTGTGATTGACTGCCACACTGGCCTAGGGCCTTATGGCTATGGCGAAGCCATTAATGACCATTTGCCCAACACGCCGAGTTTTAAATGGGTTGAAAAACTCTATGGCGCCAACGCCTGTTCGGCCCATTTGGGCGAGTCCTGTTCGCCGCCAAAACTGGGGTTGCTGGATTATCATTGGTATGAGGTTATGGGCGATAGGGGCTGTTTTATTACCCTTGAATATGGCACCTATCCGGTTGATAAACTCATCAGCGAATTATTGCGTGAACAAATCTACCAAAACACCTTACCCAAAGGGCAAATTAGAAATATTGATGCCAAACCCGTGCAGCTCATGAAAGACTTTTTCTATCCTCAAGAAGTCAGCTGGCAGCAACAAGTGTTGTTTCGCAGCCGGCAAATGATCGGCTTAGCCATTAAAGGGATGTTAGCCAATGATTAA